The following proteins are co-located in the Neodiprion virginianus isolate iyNeoVirg1 chromosome 6, iyNeoVirg1.1, whole genome shotgun sequence genome:
- the LOC124307224 gene encoding uncharacterized protein C16C10.8, producing MVFFTCTHCGEAIKKPKVGKHFQFKCRNSISVSCMDCFQDFRGQEFVKHTKCITEAQRYGGKDFVLRPSKNKGEQKQQDWVAVVHAVIENSENLSVAERNILNTLSNHDNVPRKKAKFFNFMKSMLAGRVNLTVLESIWTKMEEAFKKTLANKAPTNTNVCSVAQDNVVTPMIQTDISENENNENLSNEYKTADPNAEYSGNSENQSCEISLQTTDNSSSNKSKKSLKRKIPEEMQYQKKENFHTNNRNCENFEQNLCSIGMEENCVVSKKSKKLIGDELESTNLTTAMSQNNSKNISYNNEMVIKKFNWSDAILEVLYSKKEVSLRKLRKKVLRQYQIYSKVTVLKGNAAAKFDRKINRMTQIVIEDGKVKLAK from the exons ATGGTATTTTTCACGTGTACTCACTGTGGTGAGGCAATAAAGAAGCCTAAAGTCGGAAAACACTTTCAATTCAAGTGCAGAAATTCCATTTCAGTCAGTTGCATGGATTGTTTCCAAGATTTTCG GGGACAAGAGTTTGTCAAACACACCAAATGCATAACGGAGGCGCAGCGGTACGGTGGAAAAGACTTTGTCCTCCGGCCGAGCAAAAATAAAGGAGAGCAAAAACAACAAGATTGGGTTGCAGTAGTACATGCTGTCATTGAGAATTCAGAAAACCTATCTGTTGCTGAAAGGAACATTCTTAATACATTGTCAAATCATGACAATGTGCcgagaaaaaaagcaaagttttttaattttatgaaaagCATGTTAGCCGGTCGAGTTAACTTGACAGTCCTCGAGAGTATATGGACTAAAATGGAAGAAGCCTTCAAAAAAACTTTAGCGAATAAAGCTCCTACAAATACTAATGTTTGTTCTGTCGCTCAAGATAATGTAGTGACACCGATGATTCAGACAGATATATCGGAAAATGAGAACAACGAAAACTTATCCAATGAATATAAAACAGCAGATCCTAATGCCGAATACAGTGGGAACTCGGAGAATCAAAGTTGTGAAATCAGCCTGCAGACAACTGATAATAGCAGTAgcaataaatcgaaaaaatcgcTGAAGCGGAAAATACCTGAAGAAATGCAATATCAGAAGAAGGAAAACTTCCACACTAACAAtagaaattgtgaaaatttcgagcaaaatttatgttcaatAGGTATGGAAGAAAATTGCGTTGTAAGTAAAAAGTCTAAAAAACTTATAGGTGATGAATTAGAAAGTACTAATTTAACAACTGCAATGAGTCAGaataattctaaaaatatttcctatAATAACGAAATGGTAATCAAGAAATTTAACTGGAGTGATGCTATACTGGAGGTACTTTACTCTAAAAAGGAAGTTTCTCTGaggaaattgagaaaaaaagttttgcgaCAGTATCAAATATATAGTAAAGTTACAGTACTAAAAGGAAATGCTGCTGCTAAATTTGacagaaaaattaatagaatGACACAGATTGTTATCGAAGATGGAAAAGTCAAACTAGCAAAGTGA